The following proteins are encoded in a genomic region of Pseudodesulfovibrio mercurii:
- a CDS encoding AAA family ATPase, with translation MITKITIDNFMAHEHTELTLGPGVTILTGANNTGKSAVVEALRCLATNPARSPNPALYIRHGAKEARVEVEVDDGTRVAWVRTKRWAKYELWTPGAEEPEEYHKLQGRVPEDVARALRLDQVELETRREAVDVHLGNQRDPVFLLNQPDSVMAEFFAASTESAHLLAMQNALKMRVRDAKREERDLADQAGRAAGDLDRLAALPDIALRMEMAETLEADAVRLEQQIPALETALAEYRNLTRALTREQAAGEALKGTQPPPPVLDVARLKRHIAAMEAVNADLGRAERTAGPLAGLHAPSPLADAAPLRRLLDELAATRNGLRRDTDQLTVLARLAGPPAPAETARLTRTVDELLILRARSARLARLETTLEKVAEPPRPEPLGGLTDMVTQLAGLTTQIFKRQAELDGLDADLRSVVDGLDERIRAIGCCPVCGGDLTTDSFLDHGCRHGA, from the coding sequence ATGATTACCAAGATCACTATCGATAACTTCATGGCCCACGAGCACACCGAGCTGACGCTCGGGCCGGGCGTGACCATCCTGACCGGCGCGAACAACACCGGCAAGTCCGCCGTGGTCGAGGCCTTGCGCTGCCTGGCCACCAACCCGGCGCGCAGCCCCAACCCGGCCCTGTACATCCGCCACGGGGCCAAGGAGGCGCGCGTGGAGGTGGAGGTGGACGACGGCACGCGCGTGGCCTGGGTGCGCACCAAGCGCTGGGCCAAGTACGAGCTGTGGACGCCGGGGGCCGAGGAGCCCGAGGAGTACCACAAGCTCCAGGGGCGCGTGCCCGAGGACGTGGCCAGGGCCCTGCGCCTGGACCAGGTGGAGCTCGAGACGCGCCGGGAGGCCGTGGACGTGCACCTCGGCAACCAGCGCGACCCGGTCTTCCTGCTCAACCAGCCCGACTCGGTCATGGCCGAATTTTTCGCCGCCTCCACGGAATCCGCCCACCTGCTGGCCATGCAGAACGCCCTCAAGATGCGCGTGCGCGACGCCAAACGCGAGGAGCGCGACCTGGCCGACCAGGCCGGACGCGCGGCCGGGGACCTGGACCGCCTCGCCGCCCTGCCGGACATCGCCCTGCGCATGGAAATGGCCGAGACCCTGGAGGCCGACGCCGTGCGGTTGGAACAGCAGATTCCGGCCCTGGAAACGGCCCTGGCCGAATACCGCAACCTGACCCGCGCCCTGACCCGCGAACAGGCGGCAGGCGAGGCCCTCAAGGGGACCCAGCCCCCGCCGCCGGTCCTGGACGTGGCCCGCCTGAAGCGGCACATCGCGGCCATGGAAGCGGTCAACGCCGACCTGGGCCGGGCCGAACGCACCGCCGGACCCCTGGCCGGGCTCCATGCCCCGTCGCCCCTGGCCGACGCCGCGCCCCTGCGCCGCCTGCTCGACGAGCTCGCCGCCACCCGCAACGGGTTGCGCCGGGACACGGACCAGCTGACGGTCCTGGCCCGGCTGGCCGGTCCGCCCGCCCCGGCCGAGACCGCCCGGCTGACCCGCACGGTGGACGAGCTGCTCATCCTGCGCGCCCGGTCCGCCCGGCTGGCCCGCTTGGAGACCACCTTGGAGAAGGTTGCGGAACCGCCCCGGCCAGAGCCCCTGGGCGGGCTGACCGATATGGTCACGCAACTCGCCGGACTGACGACACAAATTTTCAAGCGACAGGCCGAACTGGACGGTCTGGACGCGGACTTGCGGTCCGTTGTGGACGGACTGGACGAGCGCATCCGCGCCATCGGCTGCTGCCCGGTCTGCGGCGGCGACCTGACCACCGACTCCTTCCTGGACCACGGGTGCCGCCATGGCGCTTGA
- a CDS encoding metallophosphoesterase family protein has translation MALEHIRANGLFLVADPHLADNPPGQRLEGYLDQILAKLTACLNRADELGMAFVLLGDLFHWPRDNSNRMLVELIRLFGGRTGDKTVFALVGNHDKYQSRFTDDVSLAVLESAGVVRLMKEEGPQFVLDTPDGPALVCASPDGAPLPARHDHAEGDPDTVIWLTHHNIRFPEFIERAYSIKELPGIDWLINGHIHRPQPTVTKGQTTWANPGNITRLTFSRRSMVRQPAAAVWTPGCAELEPWVVPHLPFDQVFPDQELPPEEQETEGESNFIKGLERLAWQRTHEGTGLRQFLTENLSSETPEGKLIWELYEEVIHGE, from the coding sequence ATGGCGCTTGAGCACATCCGCGCCAACGGCCTGTTCCTGGTGGCCGACCCGCACCTGGCCGACAACCCGCCGGGCCAGCGGCTGGAAGGGTACCTGGACCAGATTCTGGCCAAGCTCACCGCCTGCCTGAACCGGGCCGACGAGCTGGGCATGGCCTTCGTCCTGCTCGGCGACCTGTTCCACTGGCCGCGCGACAACTCCAACCGCATGCTCGTGGAGCTGATTCGCCTGTTCGGCGGCCGCACCGGCGACAAAACCGTGTTCGCCCTGGTGGGCAACCACGACAAGTACCAGTCGCGCTTCACCGACGACGTGTCCCTGGCCGTGCTCGAAAGCGCGGGCGTGGTCCGGCTCATGAAGGAGGAGGGCCCGCAGTTCGTCCTGGACACCCCGGACGGCCCGGCCCTGGTCTGCGCCAGCCCGGACGGCGCGCCCCTGCCCGCCCGCCACGACCATGCGGAAGGCGACCCGGACACGGTCATCTGGCTGACCCACCACAACATCCGCTTCCCGGAGTTCATCGAGCGGGCCTACTCCATCAAGGAGCTGCCCGGCATCGACTGGCTGATCAACGGCCACATCCACCGCCCCCAGCCAACCGTGACCAAGGGCCAAACCACCTGGGCCAACCCCGGCAACATCACCCGGCTGACCTTCTCCCGCCGGTCCATGGTCCGTCAGCCCGCCGCCGCCGTCTGGACGCCCGGCTGCGCCGAGCTTGAACCGTGGGTGGTCCCGCACCTGCCCTTCGACCAGGTCTTCCCGGACCAGGAACTCCCGCCCGAGGAGCAGGAGACCGAAGGCGAATCCAATTTCATCAAGGGTCTGGAACGGCTCGCCTGGCAACGCACCCACGAGGGCACGGGCCTCAGGCAGTTCCTGACCGAAAACCTGAGCAGCGAAACCCCGGAAGGCAAACTCATCTGGGAACTCTACGAGGAGGTCATACACGGTGAATAA
- a CDS encoding sugar phosphate isomerase/epimerase family protein encodes MGEVEVGRGGPHILLSAGCLFHLPLKLVARMGREAGFAGMELIMNSPKLTPEAGLGAIHDILPIRSLHAPFRDWAAWGGHLNAWKATTALANSLPEADHIVMHPPGSRLANMIQNRWFEKAVDLPLLLDAKGRIRFSLENMPWAEGSPFGRDPLDKLMAQCRDKNVGLTFDVCHMGVSGRDVLHAIDRVPLDLLYNVHFSDAVGYTEHLAPGRGALPLDAFLERLGKRGYAGYITLELEPGAFPDDAEGTVHMLTTLRRHMEARLTTGQRD; translated from the coding sequence ATGGGAGAAGTCGAAGTCGGCCGGGGCGGCCCGCATATTCTGCTGTCGGCGGGGTGTCTGTTTCACCTGCCGCTCAAGCTCGTGGCGCGCATGGGCCGGGAGGCCGGGTTTGCGGGCATGGAGCTGATCATGAACTCGCCCAAGCTCACGCCCGAGGCCGGGCTCGGCGCTATCCACGACATCCTGCCCATCCGCAGCCTGCACGCGCCGTTCCGCGACTGGGCGGCCTGGGGCGGGCATCTCAACGCCTGGAAGGCGACCACGGCCCTGGCCAACTCCCTGCCCGAGGCGGACCACATCGTCATGCACCCGCCCGGTTCGCGGCTGGCCAACATGATCCAGAACCGCTGGTTCGAAAAGGCCGTGGACCTGCCCCTGCTCCTGGACGCCAAGGGGCGCATCCGCTTCTCGCTGGAAAACATGCCCTGGGCCGAGGGATCGCCCTTCGGCCGCGACCCGCTGGACAAGCTCATGGCCCAGTGCCGGGACAAGAACGTGGGGTTGACCTTCGACGTCTGCCACATGGGCGTGTCCGGCCGCGACGTGCTCCACGCCATCGACAGGGTGCCCCTCGACCTGCTCTACAACGTGCACTTCTCCGACGCCGTGGGCTACACCGAACACCTCGCGCCGGGACGGGGCGCGCTGCCCCTCGACGCCTTCCTCGAACGCCTTGGCAAACGGGGCTACGCCGGATACATTACCCTCGAACTGGAACCAGGCGCCTTCCCGGACGACGCGGAAGGCACCGTGCACATGCTGACCACCCTGCGCCGACACATGGAGGCGCGGCTGACAACCGGCCAAAGAGACTGA